The following nucleotide sequence is from Priestia aryabhattai.
ACTTTGGAAATTTCTATATATGAATAGTCATTTATATATAAAGCCCATACTCTTTGTTCTAATTTACTAAGTAGCTCGGCTATTTTTTGTTTCTTTTCTTCGAATTCTTCTTGATTGATAAGTAATAATTCCGGATTTGTTATATTTTTTTCGGCTATCATATCAAGAAGCATATAGGCTGCTTCTTGATTAGATAAAGGCTTGTATAGGGAAACATAGGCGTTTAGAGGTCCATGTTTTTGACGAGCAGCTGTTTTAACCGCGGTGAACATCTGTCTCTTAATACAGAGCTCAGCAAATGTTTTAAAAGAGGACATTTTATCCCCTTTAAAATTACGAATGGCCTTATATAGACCAATCATTCCTTCTTGAATAAGGTCTTC
It contains:
- the sigH gene encoding RNA polymerase sporulation sigma factor SigH produces the protein MSTNIETELIENYDRYKDEDLLNLIHYGNEEALNFLIKKYRGNVQAKASTYFLRGGDKEDLIQEGMIGLYKAIRNFKGDKMSSFKTFAELCIKRQMFTAVKTAARQKHGPLNAYVSLYKPLSNQEAAYMLLDMIAEKNITNPELLLINQEEFEEKKQKIAELLSKLEQRVWALYINDYSYIEISKVLSMSEKSIDNAIQRIKRKAGRYLEVEKAI